Proteins encoded in a region of the Mucilaginibacter sabulilitoris genome:
- a CDS encoding DUF2147 domain-containing protein: protein MLSPKKHFIPLVLIILTILSVNIAAKAQTDKIEGVWFNDIKNAKIQISKGSDGKFNGKIIWLKEPLKDGKPKVDEKNKDEKLRNRPIIGLHILEGFVPDGDNKYTDGKIYDPKNGKTYSCNITHNGKTLSIRGYVGISLLGRTTTWERAE, encoded by the coding sequence ATGTTATCACCTAAAAAACATTTCATTCCCTTGGTACTTATTATACTAACTATACTATCGGTAAATATTGCGGCGAAAGCCCAAACCGATAAGATTGAGGGGGTATGGTTTAACGATATCAAAAACGCCAAAATACAGATAAGCAAAGGCTCCGACGGTAAGTTTAACGGCAAAATAATATGGCTTAAAGAACCATTAAAAGATGGCAAACCCAAGGTCGACGAAAAAAACAAAGACGAGAAATTGCGCAACAGGCCCATTATTGGTTTGCACATACTGGAAGGTTTTGTACCTGATGGAGATAACAAGTACACCGATGGTAAAATATACGACCCTAAAAATGGTAAAACATACTCCTGTAATATCACTCACAATGGCAAGACGCTGTCAATCAGGGGATATGTAGGTATATCACTTTTAGGGCGCACAACTACCTGGGAACGGGCAGAATAA
- a CDS encoding electron transfer flavoprotein subunit alpha/FixB family protein yields the protein MSVIVLVEHTEGVIKKKSFEAVRYAADIAQKKGTTVSAVVLGTISDSEMEALGQYGAQKVLHVANERLNELNARAYTWALFTAVEKEDSKIIITLHDINGRAIAPRLAARLKAGLVAGALSYPDLDKGFVVKKTVFSGKAFAYINITSDIKIITLMPNTFALNKTEGKASVEKLDVAFTDKDFGVKVKEVNKIKGEVPLADAQLIVSGGRGMKGPENWGLIEDLAKKLGAATACSRPVADAHWRPHHEHVGQTGGTVRPDLYIAVGISGAIQHLAGVNGSKTIVVINKDPEAPFFKAANYGVVGDALEVLPRLTHAVEKFRQNHK from the coding sequence ATGTCTGTAATAGTATTGGTAGAACATACCGAAGGAGTTATAAAAAAGAAGAGTTTTGAAGCTGTGCGCTATGCGGCGGATATCGCCCAAAAAAAGGGAACAACCGTTAGTGCCGTTGTATTAGGCACAATTTCAGATAGTGAAATGGAAGCCCTTGGTCAATATGGTGCGCAAAAAGTGCTGCACGTTGCCAATGAGCGTTTAAATGAACTAAATGCAAGAGCCTACACCTGGGCATTGTTTACAGCTGTCGAAAAAGAAGATAGTAAAATAATCATAACACTGCATGATATAAATGGTCGCGCAATAGCACCAAGGCTGGCGGCCAGGTTAAAGGCTGGCCTGGTGGCGGGCGCCCTATCCTATCCCGACCTGGATAAAGGGTTTGTAGTTAAAAAGACGGTTTTCTCAGGCAAAGCTTTTGCCTATATAAATATTACCAGCGATATTAAGATAATTACGCTGATGCCCAATACCTTCGCTCTTAACAAGACAGAAGGCAAAGCTTCTGTTGAAAAATTGGACGTGGCTTTTACTGATAAGGATTTTGGAGTAAAAGTAAAAGAAGTAAACAAGATCAAAGGTGAAGTTCCGTTGGCCGACGCACAATTGATCGTATCTGGCGGTCGTGGTATGAAGGGGCCTGAAAATTGGGGGCTGATTGAAGATCTTGCTAAAAAACTGGGCGCAGCGACCGCTTGCTCTCGCCCGGTAGCTGATGCTCACTGGCGCCCTCACCATGAACATGTGGGTCAAACCGGTGGCACTGTTCGCCCTGATCTGTACATTGCTGTGGGTATTTCCGGGGCTATCCAGCATTTAGCCGGGGTTAACGGTTCAAAAACTATTGTGGTGATCAATAAAGATCCTGAAGCGCCATTTTTTAAAGCAGCCAACTATGGTGTAGTTGGGGATGCCCTTGAGGTTTTACCAAGACTTACACACGCTGTAGAAAAATTCAGGCAAAACCATAAATAA
- a CDS encoding acyl-CoA thioesterase, with product MNIFYEGQILWSQIDANQHMRHSAYADLGAQARLNMLESLGLKPTKLFEFKIGPVLFKEELSYLREITLGDFVKITCEVTRSRPDGSRWTIKHEVFRGDGVKAAVIITIGAWIDMEKRRLTLLPPELSELFMKAPRSADYVEEGVITT from the coding sequence ATGAATATTTTTTATGAGGGACAAATATTATGGTCGCAGATTGATGCAAATCAGCACATGCGGCATTCGGCCTACGCCGACCTGGGTGCGCAAGCCCGGCTTAATATGCTCGAAAGTTTAGGTTTAAAGCCCACAAAGCTTTTTGAGTTTAAAATCGGGCCCGTACTTTTTAAAGAAGAACTCAGTTATCTGCGCGAAATAACCCTTGGTGACTTTGTAAAAATAACCTGCGAAGTAACCCGATCTCGCCCGGATGGTTCTCGCTGGACGATCAAGCATGAGGTGTTCCGCGGCGACGGTGTAAAGGCTGCAGTAATCATAACCATTGGCGCCTGGATAGACATGGAAAAACGCAGGCTCACGCTATTACCCCCAGAGTTAAGCGAACTATTTATGAAGGCCCCGAGAAGCGCTGATTATGTGGAAGAAGGCGTTATCACAACCTGA